Proteins encoded together in one Microcebus murinus isolate Inina chromosome 18, M.murinus_Inina_mat1.0, whole genome shotgun sequence window:
- the LHX1 gene encoding LIM/homeobox protein Lhx1 gives MVHCAGCKRPILDRFLLNVLDRAWHVKCVQCCECKCNLTEKCFSREGKLYCKNDFFRCFGTKCAGCAQGISPSDLVRRARSKVFHLNCFTCMMCNKQLSTGEELYIIDENKFVCKEDYLSNSSVAKENSLHSATTGSDPSLSPDSQDPSQDDAKDSESANVSDKEGGSNENDDQNLGAKRRGPRTTIKAKQLETLKAAFAATPKPTRHIREQLAQETGLNMRVIQVWFQNRRSKERRMKQLSALGARRHAFFRSPRRMRPLVDRLEPGELIPNGPFSFYGDYQSEYYGPGGNYDFFPQGPPSSQAQTPVDLPFVPSSGPSGTPLGGLEHPLPGHHPSSEAQRFTDILAHPPGDSPSPEPSLPGPLHSMSAEVFGPSPPFSSLSVNGGTSYGNHLSHPPEMNEAAVW, from the exons ATGGTGCACTGTGCCGGCTGCAAAAGGCCCATCCTGGACCGCTTTCTCTTGAACGTGCTGGACAGGGCCTGGCACGTCAAGTGCGTCCAGTGCTGTGAATGTAAATGCAACCTGACGGAGAAGTGCTTCTCCCGGGAAGGCAAGCTCTACTGCAAGAACGACTTCTTCCG GTGTTTCGGTACCAAATGCGCGGGCTGCGCGCAGGGCATCTCCCCTAGCGACCTGGTGAGGAGAGCGCGAAGCAAAGTATTTCACCTGAACTGCTTCACCTGCATGATGTGTAACAAGCAGCTCTCCACCGGTGAGGAGCTCTACATCATCGACGAGAATAAGTTCGTCTGCAAAGAGGATTACCTAAGTAACAGCAGTGTCGCCAAAGAGAACAGCCTCCACTCGG CCACCACGGGCAGTGACCCCAGTTTGTCTCCGGATTCCCAAGACCCGTCACAGGACGACGCCAAGGACTCGGAGAGCGCCAACGTGTCGGACAAGGAAGGGGGCAGTAACGAGAATGACGACCAGAACCTGGGTGCCAAGCGGCGGGGACCGCGCACCACCATCAAAGCCAAGCAGCTGGAGACGCTGAAGGCCGCCTTCGCCGCTACGCCCAAGCCCACACGCCATATCCGTGAGCAGCTGGCGCAGGAGACTGGCCTCAACATGCGAGTCATTCAG GTTTGGTTCCAGAACCGGCGCTCCAAGGAGCGGAGGATGAAGCAGCTGAGCGCGCTGGGCGCCCGGCGCCACGCCTTCTTCCGCAGTCCGCGCCGGATGCGGCCGCTCGTGGACCGCCTGGAGCCGGGCGAGCTCATCCCCAACGGCCCCTTCTCCTTCTACGGAG ATTACCAGAGCGAGTACTACGGGCCCGGGGGCAACTACGACTTCTTCCCGCAAGGACCCCCCTCCTCTCAGGCCCAGACGCCAGTGGACCTACCCTTCGTGCCGTCGTCTGGGCCGTCCGGGACGCCCCTGGGTGGCCTGGAGCACCCGCTGCCGGGCCACCACCCGTCGAGCGAGGCGCAGCGGTTCACCGACATCCTGGCGCATCCCCCTGGGGACTCTCCCAGTCCGGAGCCCAGCCTGCCCGGGCCTCTGCACTCCATGTCGGCTGAGGTCTTCGGGCCCAGCCCGCCCTTCTCGTCGCTGTCAGTCAATGGCGGGACGAGCTATGGGAACCACCTGTCCCATCCCCCCGAAATGAACGAAGCGGCCGTGTGGTAG